The window TCATTGATCCTGCCTTAAATATCGTTGTGGTTAAGCTCTATTATCGTCGACTGAAACCGCCTCAACCTTTTAAATATCTGATTTTCTgacaatatttatttacattatttGTACAtcaaatagaatttttttacaataatttcaaataaactggtatattattttttttttaaaactaaaatagaaaAGTTATATGTCAAATGTGTCCAAATCTTTGATCaacatttaagttttttatatatcaacttACACAATTCAGTCTTTAACTAATATATTCCTCTACTTCACATCTCAAAAGGTGGCCACTCTCACTTGTCTTGTTTAGAAAGTTACTAATTCCTCGTAGAACTTCATTTAGTTTCATATTAACGTATGTTCAACATTGTTTGAACAAGAACGATCAAAAACTATAACATCACTTCaactagattaagatccgtgctagagcatgggttgaaattcattttatttatattgtaatttttatataaaatataatttatgtgattattttgaaaagtttttttggataaaatattatgcaataaaatcatatgctaaatatgatgacttgaaaaagacacttatttgtaagttttatattgttaatgattctagataagaaCCCGTGGTacaacactggttaaattttattttatataaaattttgtatattttctattttaaaataaaattctaatatgttgtattagtttatgtacgtgaagttatttcaacaatgtatattctatatcatgacttgaatgtcattataagacataattttgtgaatttggtttttaaaaaacgagttattatattatgagtaatttaaatcattgttatactttttgttttaatatacttggttttttgaaattatttcatattatagtgacatattattgacattgctataacaaaccaatttagagtgtttctagtttctaacttttatatcaagtttcaatattttaaaaatatttcaaaataaattatttcaagtttattatattatataaaattataaaattcaacaaaaaagtatgaaattgaatttaaatattcaaattttgaccgtTACTccgtaatttttttaattcaacggatattatttttaaagaataatattactaaaacttaaatattttatagattgaatcatttatatttgtttttaaaaattcaacttatggtatatccggaaataaaactattttttaattataataaataatatgataatttatatgtttcacaaaatagacttatatataaaaatgatagttgaagtataataataattaacaaattaatatgttaaattagatatcaaaagattttatttgatgaataatttaattaaggaaattaaTACGGatagttagatgatatcaaatgtttttttagaatattctctttaagatttttggaaacaataaatctagactatacaaataatagaaaacttaaccaaattattaaatctagtctacaaaataatgttgtggaattccgttttattatataaaggaTTATTCAATATCTGGACTCAAAAGTAAAATTGAAAAGTATGAGCTAATATCGTAATTACTAAAGAGGACTAAAAAGGTAATTTTACTAAACCAAGGTTGGTTCTCTCGCTAGACGTGTAAACCAAACGATCTTGTTTTGGGTTCTTCTTCCGTTGAATATCTCTGATCTCAGGCATCTGGGTTTTTCTCGTCGTCAGGGAAATTCGTCGGAGTAATTGGAATTTTTGAATCAAGCACTCTGATTGGTCAACCAATCTATTTGTTGGAAGCTGTATGATCGATCTGCTTCCGAATTGAGTCTCCATGGCTAGTGGAAGCAGCATCGGAGTCGGTGGTTTGTTTACGAACGCAGAGGTTACTACGAGTGGTAGACCAGTGCTTCGACGCAATGAGGTCGAGTGTTTCCTCCTCTCTTCCGTCGATTTCGATTCCGACGATGATCCGCCGCGATTCACCGCTTTGAAGTCCGGTAATCTTATCTTAACCACTCATCGTCTCATATGGATTCCATCTCAATCAAACGGAGCTGTTCCTTCTTCGATTCCTCTCGCCGCCGTTACTCACATCTTCTCTCATAAGAAATCGATCAAGTCTATGTTCCATTCGCCGAGAATCCGATTTCAAGCGGATCCGGGTTCGGTTGTGGTGACTATTGTCTTCAGGGGGAAAGGTGATTTCGATGGCTTTTTGACGAAATTTTGGGAATGTTGGAGAGGCAGGGCGTGGGATGAGGAGGATAAGAGCGAGGCTGAGACTTCTCGTTCAGGAGGTTCTGCAACGGTTGCGCAAGGTTTATATGGAAACGATGGAACAGTGAGGATGGTTGGATTGGCTGGGATTTTGAGGAAAGAGCAAGAACAGTGGGAGAGCACGGACAAGAGCTTGCAAGATGCTTTTCAGGATTTGAATGCTCTTATGGTATTTgcccttcttcttccttcttccttctcagCCTTTTATCATCATTCTTGCAGAATCTTACCGATTTAGAGATTCTGATATCAAGTTACCAAATTTATTGATAGTTGATTAAGTCTGGAACATGTCTTTTTCCAAATGTTCTTTGTAATGTGTGATCTTGAAGAGTTTATCTGCAACTGTTTTAGGATTCCCCTCAGTCTGTAGAAGGAAAGGAttcttatttgattattggtttcTGTTCAAGTCAAATTGCGTCTGAattatattacttttatttggtttacaGAGTAAGGCTAAAGAGATGGTGAGTCTGGCAGAAAAAATGCGTCAAAAGCTCTTGTCTGCTCCTAGTAGTCAGAACAGTTCaactgatgatgaagaaatggGTTCCAAAGAAGAGATGCAACAGTGGATGTTGAGCGTTGGTATTATCTCTCCAGTTACAAAGGAATCTGCTGGCGCCTTGTACCATCAAGAATTGTCCCGCCAGGTTCTcttcaatttattttgtaacagaGATTAGTTTTTCATGATATCTTCGAAAGATATGTTTTCGGCCTGCTAGGATATCGGTATGAAGGGCATTTGTTAGGAATATGATTACTTTGTTcaatttttctgaaaaaatCTATAACTGTCATAATAGGAGAACCTTCAACTGTTTCGCTTGTAATATTATCCCCCTGGAAAATGTGTTGGAATTTGAGGTCGAAATCTTTATTTACATACCTGCAGCTGGCAGATTTTGTCAGAATCCCATTAGAACAAGCTGGGGGAATGATCAGCCTAACTGATATGTATTACCACTTCAATCGTGCTCGTGGGACAGGTTGGAGCTTCATATACTATGCCATTTTGATTCCGAGTGCTTGTTTGTTCACTTCAGACTGTTAATCGATAATCTTTCTTTGCACAGAGTTGATCTCTCCAGACGATTTGTGGCAAGCTTGTACCCTCTGGGAGAAATTTGATGTGTATGTATATTTCGAATATTTTCTCCTAGATTCCTTTTGCATGTTCGAACACTTGACCATATAAGAAGCCATCATGCAGAAATATTGATCTGtcatgtattttgattggtagTCCAGTAATGCTGCGGAAGTTTGATAGCGGTGTGATGGTGATCCAAAACAAGTCCCATAGTGATGAGGAGGTATTCTTAAATCTCATATATTTAAGATTCTCTATCCCATTATTACTGCTTTGATTCCTCTTCAGATAGTTGTCATTTTTCTTGCTATAGATGTGTGATATCCCTCTCAGTGTGCTTTTTACGTTTGTTTCCATCCATCCACCACCTGATGACAAAATTTTTTGTGGCCGTTCAGGTTATGAGTAGAATCAGAATGCTTGTGACCAAAACTGAAACTTTGAGAGCCGGAGTCACTGCTAGTGATGCAGCTTTGACAGTGAAGATCGCCCCAGCCATGGCTAAGGAACATCTACTTACTGCAGAGACCAAAGGTACCAAATCCAACCCCAATCAAAGCCTGCTCGTAGAGAAACATGATGCTTACGTTCCATTTTTTTGAACAGGTTTGCTGTGTAGAGACATGAGCCCAGACGGGCTTCGATTCTATTTCAACCTGTTTCCAGAGATGGATCTCACCAATctacatatgtaatttaaataaCACCCATGATCTATATTCTGTTGTGTTGGTGTTTGAGAAACTGACCTTTGTTGCGTTCTTTTCATTTGGCAGAGTCAAGGACTTTGGGACGTACGGTGAATGGGTTAAAGCGACCAGCATCTTGTCCGTATGACAAGTTTTTGCTGTAGACTATTTGTAATAACacatacaaaaatatacaaacacATTTTATGGATTTTGACCCAAAAATGCCAATAACTCATTCATTTGTTGTGGGAAAAGCTGTGTGTAATTTGGTTTTCGTATTTTGTTCAGGTGTGTGAAATTCATGCAGCAAACCAGAACTGAAAATAGTTCGGTTTGATTTTGCAACAAAGTGTGTAAACTTGGTTTGATGCAGTTTTGGGATTTGCTATTGAATATTGTAACCACTAGGCAGACTGAGAATAATCAACTCCGTCGTCAATAGATTGAGATTAGTATGAACAAAAAGCCCACATATTGTCCGGataccaaaacataaaatttgaggAAAACAAATTCCATCTTCACATCTTTGACAGTTTCTAAATATCTTAAGCTAATAATAAGTGATGGATTTAGAACACTGCAAGTTTTCTGTAGAAAGGTAAAGAAGTGATGGATTTGGAACTACTCAGCTTCAAGGGCTTCAATCTCGTACCGAATGTCTTCTAAATACTCATTGATGCTAGTCACAGCGTCTTGCACCCCTCTAATGGCTTCTTTCAAAGCGTTATCAAACTCTGCATCAGCTTCTGCTTCCTCTGTTCCTGCAGCTTCAGTAATCTCATGAAGATGCACACACTCGTGCTGCATCGGCTTCTTGAACTTGCAGTTCTCATGTGTTAGCATTCGTTCTGACGGTCTCCCTGCCTTCTTCAGTACCTGTATTGTAACGGTctgccaaagaaaaaaaaaggaagctttGTTCTGCAAATTGAAACTTTGTTCAAAACCATATGAGATAATCGAGATTTGATGAGTAAAATGAGATGGAAACCAGATGCAATTTCTGCTTCTCTTGACTTTGAATGTCGAGGAGCAGTTGAGCAAGATCAGCTCTTCCAAATTCTGGTTTCAGAAACAGAGATTCCATTTCTCGCACCTGCATCATTGTAGTATTGTCATCATCAAAGGCTCAATCTTTTAACATAGAATGTTTGTTTTACAACTCTtctgaataaataaataaataaataaaacactcaAGAGCCAAGATCCATACTTGTTTGGAACATTCACTGAACTCAGCTGTAATCTCACTGCACAGCTTCTGATAAAGTGCTTCAGCACCAGACTCCACATACTCTGAGAATCCACTGATTAACGAATAGTACACAGAGAGACATTGAATCAGTGTCTACATATGCACACAAATTCTTATTCCTTACACTATTACACTCAATTCCAACATATTGCAATAACATTCAACAAATTTATGAAACCCACGAGGAGGACAAGGGGATCAAAGGAGATAGAACTTTAACAAAAATACCGCAAcggaaaaaattaataatagcATAAAAATAGTCTGAGAGATTTCAAATAACCAATCCGAACCTTTTGAGCTTAGCGTAAGCCAGAGCTCGACGCTGCTGAATCTCCAGCAGACTCCGAAGCAGAACCAGGGTTTGAGAGGCGGCCACGCTAGATCCCACCGTGGAACTACTAGACTCGCCGGCGGAACCGCCACATTTGATATCGATTTCGATTTCTCCGGCGATGGAAGCCTTCTTTTGGAAATCTTCGGCACTCATCCTCcgatctttctctctctctctctttcgtctTCTCAGAGACgacagacagagagagaaagttgCACAATTTGCAAACTAATTCGGTTTAATTGTTTTCACTAAGTTGGACCGTAAATTGATTTTAAACGCTTTGATATAAAGTCCGGTTTATTCAACATTGAAAATCAAGGAAATCGGGTTGATGGGGTTCTTTGGTTTTCACCCGGTTTTGCGGGTTCTAATGTTGGTTGTAAAATGTGCACCTAGGGGAGGGGACCATCAATCCATCATGCACTTTGATATCAAGTCCGGTTTATTAAACACCATTGACCATTTCCATCCAACATGGGAATCATACTTTGAGCAGTACTGAGGAGATCTGAGGAGGCGCGACGGATGTGGATGTAGtttcagattgttattcttCGACCGTTTGTTCTTAGTCCTTAAATTTTCGTAAGTATTTcagatatatagtttatataaataCTCATCATATCAAATAGACTCAAATCAATGCAAACGATTGttattaataaaagattaattcatccctttatttaatttgattataaggtacaaagatgaacaaaagaatacaaaaacaccCTAAAACTTATAAGTAAGGACCATTCCATTCATATTTGAAGGCGGGATCGTTTCCATCTTGAGAAAGATAAATTCCATTTTCTTTAACTATCCACTTACACGAGGTATTCTCAACTTCTCTCCACTCAGACCAATACGCCAAAATAGCCTTGTGGTGCATAAAATGAGGACCTTGATACAGGTTACACCAGAAAAGAGTCGTTCCCCAGATGTTATCATGAAAAGTGAAATTGTAGGACTGGCCGATAAAAAGATAATGTTCTCCAAGATCGTTGTCTTTTGAGCGACAATGAACTTTGAGGAATTTGTTGTGTTCCAGCTGATTGCTTACCAAGACTATGTCACTTCCTGCTGACACCAACATGTTGCTTAAGCCAATGCATATGGCTATAAGAATCGAGAGTATGAAGAGACGATTCATCTTTCTTGtgataattttttgataacTATTTCTTGTGATAAATTTAggagatatatatagatttaaatctctttgaatttttgtgtctttttctGTATTGTATGTGGAGTATATATACTCACATTTTCTTTAggtttttgattattaatttgtgCCAAGGAAAGGAAAATTGACGCGATATATGGAAAATACCTTGATCAAATTTGATACACTGTTGATACCAAATCTTTATTGTGCTAATGTTAATTTATGGAATCAAATCATAATAGACAGAatataaatctttgttttgatttgtgaaTTCTTTAAGTATTCCTTTTATTGTAATTgaaattatcttttcaattatttagaCGCCATGATATCCATGTTTCAATTGTTAATCATTAACTAAGAAATCTGTAGCTTATTTgcaaattaactttaaaaaaaatttacacaaCAGTATGCATTTTTTGAGTGTAATTAACAAAGTGTAGATCTTAGTTTGATACCGGGTTTCAATAGTTAACCATGATTCAAGAAACAGGGAAACCACAATACAATTCTTATTCTTAGTTTGATACCAGTCTTCAGTCAC is drawn from Camelina sativa cultivar DH55 chromosome 8, Cs, whole genome shotgun sequence and contains these coding sequences:
- the LOC104708621 gene encoding vacuolar protein sorting-associated protein 36-like, with amino-acid sequence MASGSSIGVGGLFTNAEVTTSGRPVLRRNEVECFLLSSVDFDSDDDPPRFTALKSGNLILTTHRLIWIPSQSNGAVPSSIPLAAVTHIFSHKKSIKSMFHSPRIRFQADPGSVVVTIVFRGKGDFDGFLTKFWECWRGRAWDEEDKSEAETSRSGGSATVAQGLYGNDGTVRMVGLAGILRKEQEQWESTDKSLQDAFQDLNALMSKAKEMVSLAEKMRQKLLSAPSSQNSSTDDEEMGSKEEMQQWMLSVGIISPVTKESAGALYHQELSRQLADFVRIPLEQAGGMISLTDMYYHFNRARGTELISPDDLWQACTLWEKFDVPVMLRKFDSGVMVIQNKSHSDEEVMSRIRMLVTKTETLRAGVTASDAALTVKIAPAMAKEHLLTAETKGLLCRDMSPDGLRFYFNLFPEMDLTNLHIVKDFGTYGEWVKATSILSV
- the LOC104708622 gene encoding uncharacterized protein LOC104708622, which codes for MSAEDFQKKASIAGEIEIDIKCGGSAGESSSSTVGSSVAASQTLVLLRSLLEIQQRRALAYAKLKSGFSEYVESGAEALYQKLCSEITAEFSECSKQVREMESLFLKPEFGRADLAQLLLDIQSQEKQKLHLTVTIQVLKKAGRPSERMLTHENCKFKKPMQHECVHLHEITEAAGTEEAEADAEFDNALKEAIRGVQDAVTSINEYLEDIRYEIEALEAE